ATTTGATTGATGAAGCAGCAAGTCGTGTAAGAATAGAAATTGATAGCAAACCTGAAGTAATTGATGAATTAGATAGAAGAATTATTCAGTTGAAAATTGAGGCTGGAGTTTTAGAGAAGGAAAATACTGAATCCTCAAAACAGCGCTTGGTGCAATTAAGTAAAGAATTGGATAAGTTGAGTATTCAAGCAACGGAATTAAATAGTAAGTGGCAAGCCGAAAAAGTAAAAATATCGAGGATGCAAGAATGTGCAGAAAAATTGGATAACGCAAGAAATGATTTAGAAAAAGCTCAGAGGTCTGGTAATTTGGATAGAGCTGGTGAATTAATGTATGGAATTATCCCAGAGCTTGAAAAAGAATTAGCAAAATGTGAAAAGCCTAGTAGTAACATGTTAAAGAGAGAAGTTACTGAAAGTGATATAGCAAGTATTGTATCGCGATGGACAGGCATTCCTATTGAAAACATGATGAGTAATGAGAAGGAAAAATTACTGCAGATGGAAAAAGAACTAGGGAAAACGGTCATTGGGCAAGAAAGTGCTATTAAAGCAGTAAGTGATGCTGTTAGAAGATCGCGTGCAGGGGTACAAGATGCTAATAAACCATTAGGATCTTTTTTGTTTCTTGGACCTACTGGAGTAGGAAAAACGGAGTTAGTTAAGACATTGGCTGAATTTTTATTTTGTGATAGGTCTGCCCTTTTAAGATTTGATATGTCAGAATTTATGGAAAAACATGCTGTATCTCGGTTAATAGGTGCTCCTCCAGGGTATGTAGGATATGATCAAGGAGGTATGTTAGCTGAAGCTGTCAGAAGGAGACCTTATCAAGTAATACTTTTTGATGAAATAGAGAAAGCACATGGAGATATTTTTAATATTTTATTGCAGGTGTTAGATGAAGGACGATTAACCGATAATCATGGAAAGTTAGTTGATTTTCGTAATACAATATTGGTTCTAACATCAAACTTAGGACAGGAAATATTAATTAATAATAAAGAGGATGTGGATAAGGAATCGGTAAAAAAATCTATAACTAATGTACTACAACATCATTTTCGTCCAGAGTTTTTAAATAGACTAGATGAAATTATTGTATTTCATAGATTAGCTAAGGAGCATATAGAGAAGATTATAGATATACAATTTTCACTATTGCAAAAAATTATTGCTCAAAAGAAGTTAAAGATTAGTTTGTCTTCAGAAGCAAAATTGTGGTTAATGGATAATGGCTATGATCCTTTATACGGAGCTAGGCCTTTAAAGAGGTTAATACAACAAAGGATACAAAATAATTTAGCGAAATTAATTCTTGCGAATCAAATTAATGAAGGAGATAGACTTGAAGTAGTTTTGTTAAATGATGATTTAGTTATTAATAAGCTTATAGATAATGAACAATGAATAAATGTTCGCTATAAGAATTTTTATTTTTTGCTGTGGTATTGAATTCATTTTTTACAAATAACAGGTGATTTGTAAAATGTTGTTAGCTTATGTGTAATTATATCAGTAATAAGTATTTAGAAAGTGATTTCTAGGATACAGTTTTGTATGTAATATGGAGTATTGCTGTTTTTACAAATAGTTAAGAATTTATTAAGTATAGATGATTTATATGGTTATAAATGGTTGAGTATTTAAAAAGTGAATTCTTAAATTAATCTATTTATGAAAAAAATTGTAATGTGTCCGCATTTCTTGTAACTGTGTGTTAAGTTTATAGGCTGTGACTGTAATAGATTGGGGAGTATTATCTGAATTTGTAGTTTGTTAATACCATTAAGATATACGAGCAACACCCCTAAATGGGGTGTTGGTATAATAGTAATATAAGGAAGTGTTGTTATCTGTAGGACTTATATGGGTTTTTATCCTCAATTGTAAGGTTAAAATAATAAGTTTTTATTCCAAGTGTATTTTTAGTATACCGTGCTACTAATAAATCTTGTAAGTTAGGATCTATATTTTTAAATTGATTGTCTACTGAGTTGTCATATTCTGGAAAAAACATTGTTGTATTAAAATCAGGAGATTCTGAATTTTGCAGCATGAAGTGTATACGAGGAACTTTATTGTTGTTATTAGTACCTGGGATTATTGTTATAAAACTGTAGTTTCCTAAGTTATCAGTTACTGATTTTCCTGATCCAATAAATTGGTAATCATGCATATCTAACTTCTCTGGGATAAGCTCTGATTTGTGGTCATAATCTTGGCTGTCTTGATATATTCCATATGCATTAGTGTGCCAGATAAATACATTAACATTTGCTATAGGTATGCAATTTGTGTCAGTGATTTTGCCAATAATATATATCAATTCTCCATTGGCTGATAATGGACTACTCATCTTGTGTCGTAAATTATTTGATAACGAAAATTTACTTGGTTTATTGCTTAGGTCGTAGACTTCAGGAGTTTTTTGACATTTAATAAGTATTGGCTCAGTTGCCATTGCACTATGTGTACATATTATACTTGTGAATAAACATAATAATAATTTTGCGAAATAGTTCATCTTATTACCATAATTTAAATACTTTTAGTCATAAACAAGATTAATATTTGATCATGATTTAACTTAATTTTACTTTACAGCTATCATGTTATCCTAATAATTTCTTGTTGCAGCAATATTATAAATGCTAATTATTGTAATTTTAAAAAACTTTTATGTGATTATTTATGACGATAAGTTAATAGGACATGTTCTATTTAATGTTATGAACTTATAGTTTTGTGCTGAATTTGTATAACATGATATTTCATACCTCATATGGAAATAATGCTTTTTTATATATAGAAGTTATGCTGTACCTAATAAGATATAATGATTGGTATCATGTTAAGATTTTACTTGAAAAATTTGTGAAAAGAGTTAGAGTGATGCATATATTGATAAATGCCAATTTAGGATAATCATATGATAGATATATCATTTTCAAGTTTGATGCCAGGAGTGTCTTTGTTCTTAAAAACAACAGCAATAGTTGTAGGTATTTTTGAAGGTAGTAATCACTTAGAGGACTACAATGCTTTGGCTGGTCATAGTGAAGAAATCATGAAAGTGGTAGAAGGTTATAAATCTTTTAATGGTAAATTTGCAGAAGTATTGCCAATTGTTGGATTAGGTGAAGGGTATCCTATAGTAATAGTAGTAGGATTAGGTAAAGCTGAAGAGTTTGATGAAAACAAGTCTTTAAAAATTGGTGGTATCATATATTCTGAACTTAATAAAATGAAAATATCAGAAGCTTCAATTATCAACAGTAATGATAGTGATATTATGGCTAATATTGCTTATGGAGCATTTCTGCGCAGTTTTAAATTTGATAAATATTTTGTGCAGAAAAAAGATGATCATGCAACTTATGTGCGTAAGTTAGAATTCTTTTCAAAGAGTAATTCGCAAAAAACAGCTTCTTTATTTGATACTTTAAAGGCTGAGGGTGAATCGGTGTTTTTAGCTCGTTCTTTTGTATCAGAGCCTCCCAATGTTCTTTACCCAGAAATCTATGCTCAGATGATATATGAAGAATTGAGTAAAGTAGATGTTAAAGTTGAAATATTTGATGAAGATTACATGAAATCAAATCAGATGATGGCACTTCTGGGTGTTGGTCAAGGTAGCGCTAAGAAGTCTAGGCTTGTAGTGATGAGATGGAATGGAGGAAAAGAAACAGACAAACCTATAGCATTTGTTGGAAAAGGAGTGACTTTTGATACTGGTGGAATATCTTTAAAGCCTTCTAAAGGTATGTGGGATATGAAGTATGATATGGCTGGTTCTGCTTCTGTTGTAGGTATTATGCGTACTCTTGCGGCGAGAAAGGCAAAGGTTAATGCTGTAGGGGTGGTAGGATTAGTTGAAAATGCTATAGGGGGAAATGCACAGAGGCCAAGTGATATTGTAACTTCAATGTCTGGACAGACTATTGAGGTGTTAAATACTGATGCAGAAGGTAGATTAGTTTTAGCTGATGCTCTATGGTATACTCAAAAAATGTTTGCCCCAAAATTAATGATAGATTTAGCAACTTTAACTGGTGCAGTAGTTGTAGCGTTAGGGAATAATCAATATGGTGGGGTTTTTTCAAATGATGATGCTATTGCAAGTCAATTAATTGTTGCTGGTAATGAATCTGGTGAGAAATTATGGAGATTACCTTTAGATGATGCATATGATAACCTTATAAATTCTTCAGTTGCTGACATGCAGAATATTTCAACAAAAGGATATGGTGCAGATAGTATTACTGCTGCGCAGTTTCTACAAAGATTTGTAAATAAAACCCCTTGGGCACATCTGGATATTGCTGGTATGGCATGGGACAATGAAGGTAATGAGATATGTCCTAAGGGTGCAACTGGATTTGGTATAAGATTACTAAATAGGTTAATATTAAAATACTATGAGGCTCATTAAGGTATTGTAGTAGTGCATTTATAGCAAAGTGTCTGGGAGGTTAATATTTTGCCATTGAATTATGGTCTTGTATTAGGTTTTATAGGGTGTTATATCAGTTTAGTGTTTAGATAAAACTTGATTTATTTTTAATACTATTTATACGTGATTAATATATGGGTAGCTTAATTATATGGTACCACTTAAGTTAGGTATTTTGATTTCAGGAAGGGGTTCTAATATGCAAGCATTAATTAATGCTTGTGCTCGAGATGATTTTCCTGCAGAGGTGTCTTGTGTGATTTCTAATAACCCTGATGCAAATGGATTATTGATTGCACAAAAAAGTAATGTTAAAACTTTCGTACTTCAAGGACGTCCATTGGATTTTGATGTTGTTGATAGTATACTTAAGGAGTATCAAGTAGATTTAGTATGCCTTGCAGGATTCATGAGTATTGTGCCTGAAAGCTTTATTAATCGATGGTTCCATAAAGTCATTAATATACATCCTTCTCTTTTGCCATCTTTTAAGGGGCTGAATGCGCAGTCTCAAGCATTGAAGGCTGGGGTTAAGATAGCAGGATGTACTGTGCATTATGTATACCCAGAAGTTGATGGTGGGCCTATTATTATGCAGGCAGCAGTTCCTGTTTTTTCATCAGATAGTGTTACAGACCTTTCCGATAGAATCTTAAAAATGGAACATCTTTGCTACCCTAAAGCTGTGGAATTGATTGCATTAAATCAACTTCAGCTTAATGAGAATTTGGCGACGTCAATGGAATTGTTACATATGTTTTACAATGAGACTATCTAGTTTCTCTTATATGGTAATGCAAGGTCTTGGTTATATTTGTATATGTTTTTTTATTTTACTCATAGTAAGTTTGTAATGGTGTATACAATTACGCCTAGTTTATGTAAGATTTTTTAGTAGCATGGCATTTTCATTTTGTTTACTCTAAGTTTTACAGTTAATTTGACATTAATTCTACTTACTATATCTGTATTTTCGTTTTTATTATATTATAATTGTCTTTTATTATTAAGGATACAATACTGTAGAAGTTTTTCTTGGTGCGTATTAAATTTATGTCATGCAGTTTAATAGAATGGAAGATAGAATCTTCACAAGTAGATTATCAAGAGGCAGTTTGCTTTATGCAGCAGAGGGTAGAGGGTATTTTTAATGGCTTGCAAAAAGAATTGGTATGGCTGCTAGAACATCCTCCATTGTATACTGCTGGTACTGGGGCTAAGATTGAAGATTTACTAGTTAATCATTTATTCCCTGTATATGCTACGAATAGAGGTGGTAAATATACTTATCATGGTCCTGGGCAAAGGATTGCTTATATTATGCTAAATTTAAAAATTAGAAATAAGTGTAATGTTAGACTGTATGTTGAGACTTTAGGCAATTGGATTGTTGAAACTTTAAATCATTTTTCAGTAAAATCGTATTTTAATCCTGACTTGATAGGGGTATGGGTAACTCATGGTGGTACTGAAAAAAAAATTGCTGCATTTGGAATCAGAATAAGAAGATGGATAACTTATCATGGAGTATCTGTAAATGTTTACACAGATCTTTCTCATTATTCAGGTATAGTACCATGTGGTATAAAAGATTATAGTATTACTTCTCTTGAGCAATTAGGAGTTGATATTTCTTATGAAGAATTTGATATTGTGCTAAAGAAGAAATTTTATGAAATTTTTTCTAATTTTAATTAATAGAGAATGATAAAATATCGTATTACATGTCTTTAATTACTTTATTGCTCATATTTAATAATTACTTATGATAAAGTATGATTGTTATTTATAAGTGTGGAAAAAATTTCTGTATAAATACATTAGATTTAATGCATCTTTTTTGTATTGAAGGTACTATATAAATGTTCTATGGAAATTTGTTATTTTGTGTGAATTAATAATTATACTAGTTTTTATATGAAGGGTAATAAAATAGATAATCCTTTAGTTTTTGTTGGATAAAGTAATTCTATGTAAATGCAAATTGAATTAAATTGATAGATTTTTTTAAATTGAGTAGTATTATTAAGTGTTTTATGTAAATTAGTAATAACAGTAATTTAATGCAAGAAGTAATAAATATTTAAGCAAGTAGTAACTTAAGTTATAATTTCTGCTCTATAAATAGTTTTACCAGATACTATAGTCCTTAAAACTTTACCTTTTACCTTTCGGTTATGGAAAGGGGAGTTTTTTGATTTACTTGCAAATTTTGATGTATCGATTATCCATCTATGATCTAGGTCTAATATGATTAAATCTGCAGCATAGCCTTTTTTTATACGTCCTCTTGGTACTTTTATGATATCGGCTGGTTTATATGTCAGTGTTGCAAGTAAATCTATTAAAGGCATAGTACCATTATGATATAGTTCTAAAGAAATTGGAAGCATTGTTTCGAGTCCAACTGTGCCAAAAGCAGCTGTATCTAATGGTAGTTCCTTAGAATTTATATCATGTGGAGCATGATCTGTTGCTATACAATCTATTATGCCATTTTTTAATCCTTCTATCATACTAAGGCGATCACTTTCAGTTCGTAAAGGAGGGTTTATCTTTGCAAGACTACCATGTGTTATAATCTCTTTTTCAGTTAAAGTTAAGTGATGGGGAGTTACTTCACAAGTAACCTTTAATCCTTGACTTTTTGCTTGTTTTATTATGTTTAGAGAATCTTTAGATGAAACATGTAAAATGTGATAATGTACATTTTTAATGTTTTTCATTAAAGCAATATCGCGATTTACTATTATGGATTCTGAAATATCAGGTATACCTTTCAATCCTAGTTCGTACGATACTGTTCCTTCGTTAATGCACCCATTATTGGATATATCTAAGTCTTCTGCGTGTTGGGCTACGACGGTATCTAACATGCTTGAGTAAGTTAGTGCTTGTTGCATTATCAAAGAATTCATCACTGGCATGCCATCATCAGTAAACCCAACTGCTCCTGCTTCTTTTAGTAAAGCCATGTCAGATAATGAGTTATCTGGTTTT
This Ehrlichia japonica DNA region includes the following protein-coding sequences:
- the purN gene encoding phosphoribosylglycinamide formyltransferase; translation: MVPLKLGILISGRGSNMQALINACARDDFPAEVSCVISNNPDANGLLIAQKSNVKTFVLQGRPLDFDVVDSILKEYQVDLVCLAGFMSIVPESFINRWFHKVINIHPSLLPSFKGLNAQSQALKAGVKIAGCTVHYVYPEVDGGPIIMQAAVPVFSSDSVTDLSDRILKMEHLCYPKAVELIALNQLQLNENLATSMELLHMFYNETI
- a CDS encoding dihydroorotase, which gives rise to MYKQSWELLGSGQHADFTVAYINARIIDPESKLDIRGSLLTKGDKVIDFGPDLFANGIPSTVDEVIDCNNNILMPGLIDIHVHFREPGQEHKENINTGSKSAAAGGVTTVVCQPNTIPTISSVIVAKYIKMRALESAYVNIEFYGSITKPDNSLSDMALLKEAGAVGFTDDGMPVMNSLIMQQALTYSSMLDTVVAQHAEDLDISNNGCINEGTVSYELGLKGIPDISESIIVNRDIALMKNIKNVHYHILHVSSKDSLNIIKQAKSQGLKVTCEVTPHHLTLTEKEIITHGSLAKINPPLRTESDRLSMIEGLKNGIIDCIATDHAPHDINSKELPLDTAAFGTVGLETMLPISLELYHNGTMPLIDLLATLTYKPADIIKVPRGRIKKGYAADLIILDLDHRWIIDTSKFASKSKNSPFHNRKVKGKVLRTIVSGKTIYRAEIIT
- a CDS encoding dioxygenase encodes the protein MATEPILIKCQKTPEVYDLSNKPSKFSLSNNLRHKMSSPLSANGELIYIIGKITDTNCIPIANVNVFIWHTNAYGIYQDSQDYDHKSELIPEKLDMHDYQFIGSGKSVTDNLGNYSFITIIPGTNNNNKVPRIHFMLQNSESPDFNTTMFFPEYDNSVDNQFKNIDPNLQDLLVARYTKNTLGIKTYYFNLTIEDKNPYKSYR
- the lipB gene encoding lipoyl(octanoyl) transferase LipB yields the protein MSCSLIEWKIESSQVDYQEAVCFMQQRVEGIFNGLQKELVWLLEHPPLYTAGTGAKIEDLLVNHLFPVYATNRGGKYTYHGPGQRIAYIMLNLKIRNKCNVRLYVETLGNWIVETLNHFSVKSYFNPDLIGVWVTHGGTEKKIAAFGIRIRRWITYHGVSVNVYTDLSHYSGIVPCGIKDYSITSLEQLGVDISYEEFDIVLKKKFYEIFSNFN
- the clpB gene encoding ATP-dependent chaperone ClpB, translated to MDLNKFTDISKNLIMQAQTAAIASGHQSLLPEHLLKVMLDDKDELVELLLTSCGCDINKIYNDVKLSLNRLPVISGSGSGHIHLSKEMAQVLEEAISLAKRNQDTYVTVERLLQALAIVKDTNAYKILLAHGMTPVKLESLIFNMRNGSKADTVNSEQKFNALKKYAKDITESAMAGKLDPVIGRDEEIRRTMQVLSRRTKNNPVLIGEPGVGKTAIIEGLAQRVVVGDVPVSLRYTKIMALDLGMLVAGTKYRGEFEERLKSVINEIIASNGTIILFIDELHTLVGAGATDGAMDASNLLKPALARGEIHCIGATTLDEYRQHIEKDAALARRFQPVFVSESTVNDTISILRGLKEKYEVHHGIRIVDSAIIAASTLSNRYITDRFLPDKAIDLIDEAASRVRIEIDSKPEVIDELDRRIIQLKIEAGVLEKENTESSKQRLVQLSKELDKLSIQATELNSKWQAEKVKISRMQECAEKLDNARNDLEKAQRSGNLDRAGELMYGIIPELEKELAKCEKPSSNMLKREVTESDIASIVSRWTGIPIENMMSNEKEKLLQMEKELGKTVIGQESAIKAVSDAVRRSRAGVQDANKPLGSFLFLGPTGVGKTELVKTLAEFLFCDRSALLRFDMSEFMEKHAVSRLIGAPPGYVGYDQGGMLAEAVRRRPYQVILFDEIEKAHGDIFNILLQVLDEGRLTDNHGKLVDFRNTILVLTSNLGQEILINNKEDVDKESVKKSITNVLQHHFRPEFLNRLDEIIVFHRLAKEHIEKIIDIQFSLLQKIIAQKKLKISLSSEAKLWLMDNGYDPLYGARPLKRLIQQRIQNNLAKLILANQINEGDRLEVVLLNDDLVINKLIDNEQ
- a CDS encoding leucyl aminopeptidase codes for the protein MIDISFSSLMPGVSLFLKTTAIVVGIFEGSNHLEDYNALAGHSEEIMKVVEGYKSFNGKFAEVLPIVGLGEGYPIVIVVGLGKAEEFDENKSLKIGGIIYSELNKMKISEASIINSNDSDIMANIAYGAFLRSFKFDKYFVQKKDDHATYVRKLEFFSKSNSQKTASLFDTLKAEGESVFLARSFVSEPPNVLYPEIYAQMIYEELSKVDVKVEIFDEDYMKSNQMMALLGVGQGSAKKSRLVVMRWNGGKETDKPIAFVGKGVTFDTGGISLKPSKGMWDMKYDMAGSASVVGIMRTLAARKAKVNAVGVVGLVENAIGGNAQRPSDIVTSMSGQTIEVLNTDAEGRLVLADALWYTQKMFAPKLMIDLATLTGAVVVALGNNQYGGVFSNDDAIASQLIVAGNESGEKLWRLPLDDAYDNLINSSVADMQNISTKGYGADSITAAQFLQRFVNKTPWAHLDIAGMAWDNEGNEICPKGATGFGIRLLNRLILKYYEAH